The Puntigrus tetrazona isolate hp1 chromosome 23, ASM1883169v1, whole genome shotgun sequence genome has a segment encoding these proteins:
- the LOC122329162 gene encoding sushi, nidogen and EGF-like domain-containing protein 1, protein MATFQVVLVSNVHRSFILLNYGNISETEQIWQAGYSTEDSVSSFTSPATSAPQLSSSSNINVNGRCSFHVDGSPNLPTNLLPSGNKDIVNPPAEDGSSGVIYLQQPFKYFGRTYNQIFVNNNGYLTFTEALTASRPFLDSARDIIAPLWTRLDNKHGGTISYREDTSSVVLAQVTADVKQYFPNIPFAATSAFVATWDSVPYYNGGGVRLTVVFDYQ, encoded by the exons ATGGCTACTTTTCAAGTGGTTCTAGTCTCCAACGTCCATCGCTCTTTTATCCTGCTCAACTATGGGaacatttcagaaacagaaCAAATTTGGCAG GCTGGATACAGCACAGAGGATTCTGTCAGTTCTTTCACAAGTCCAGCAACCAGTGCCCCACAGCTCTCTTCTAGCAGCAATATCAATGTGAATGGCCGCTGCTCGTTCCATGTTGACGGCTCACCAAACT TGCCAACTAATCTCCTGCCTTCTGGGAATAAAGACATAGTGAACCCCCCTGCTGAAGATGGAAGCTCTGGTGTCATTTACTTGCAGCAGCCTTTCAAATACTTTGGACGCACATACAATCAGATCTTT GTGAACAACAATGGCTATCTAACGTTTACTGAGGCACTGACTGCCTCCAGACCCTTTCTGGATTCTGCAAGAGACATCATTGCTCCTCTTTGGACTCGCCTTGACAATAAACACGGTGGAACTATCTCCTATAGAGAGGACACAAGCAGCGTTGTACTAGCACAAGTCACTGCAGATGTTAAGCAATACTTCCCTAACATACCTTTTGCTGCTACTTCAGCTTTCGTCGCTACCTGGGACAGTGTTCCATACTATAATGGTGGAGGGGTAAGACTTACAGTAGTCTTTGATTATCAGTGA